The genome window GGTCGGTCATCGCTTCGGCGGCGGCTCTGGTTGCCCGGTGCGCCGCAGAGGGCGACGCCGTCAGCGCCGCTATTCTGAGAGAGGCCGGCTGCCTGCTGTGCGAGACCCTGCGGTGTCTGGCGGTAAACGTTGCGCCCTGGGAGGAACCTTTGCCCGTGGTGTGCACGGGCTCGGTGATCCATTCGCCTCTGGTAAGAAAGGCCTTTGAAGAAGAGCTGAACAGGGCTCTTCCGGGCTTCCGCATAGCCGAAAACCGGGGGCCCCAGATCATGGGCCATTTGCTGATAGGGGCAAAAAAGACTCTCGGCGCCGCCGAATACGCCTCTTTTGCCTCACACCTGAAAAAACAAAAGGAGATGTTTTCTTGAACAAAAAGGATTTGATCTTAAAGAAGATCCGCATTATCCCCGACTTTCCCAAAAAGGGGATAGGCTTTCTGGATATATGCCCTTTGCTGGCGGACAGGGAAGCCTTCGGAGCCGTCATAGAGCTGATGGCCGACAGGGTGAAGGACAAGGGCTACACCAAGATCGTAGGCCTTGAGGCCCGGGGCTTTGTTTTCAGCGCGCCTCTGGCGCTGCGCCTGGGCTGCGGCTTTGTGATGGCCCGCAAGGCCGGCAAGCTGCCCGGAGAGTGCATCAGGGGCGAATACGCCACCGAATACAGCGTGGCCGCCATCGAGCTGCAAAAGGGGGCCCTTGTTCCCGGAGACAAGGTGCTGATAGTGGACGACATCGTGGCCACGGGCGGGTCTCTGGCTGCGGCGGAAGCGCTGGTGGGGACCATCTGCAGCGACTGGGCCGCCCTGTGTCTGATAGACATCATCGACGTGCCCAAGCTGCACCGCTCCGAATACGAAGCGATCTTTGAGATGAAGGAAGCCCTGTGATGGACGTTTTTCAATGCGTGCCCAATATCAGCATTTCGTCCCGGGCCGTGCTGGAGGACATGGTGGACGCCGTCGGCGAATACGTCAGAGTCATGGACTATTCCTGCGACACTGACCACAACAGGAGCGTGATCACCATGACCGGCTCCTCCGAGGAGCTGCTGCCCGCCATGGTGCAGCTGGCCCGGATGGCGCTGGAGCACATAGACATCAACGAGCACAGGGGCGCCCACCCGCGGATAGGGGCTCTGGACGTGGTGCCGGTGGTGCCTCTCTTTGACACCTCCATGGACAGCGCCGTGGAGCTGAGCTACAACATAGGCGAAGCCATCAGCGCCCTGGGCATCCCCGTGTATTTTTATGAGGAATCCGCCCGCAGCAAGGGCTACCGTTTTCTGGAGGAGATCCGCCGGGGCGGCTACGAGTGGCTGAGGGAGCACACGGACGAGAGGCCTCCCGATCTGGGGGACAGGCTGCACCCCACGGCGGGAGCCTGCGCCGTAGGTGCCAGAGGCCCCCTCATCGCCTTCAACGTGAATCTGGAGACCGAGGACAAGACCATAGCCGAAGTCATAGCCCGGGAGATCAGGGCTCTCCGCAAAAAGAAGGACCGGCGCATGGAGGGGGTCAAGGCGCTGGGGCTGTATCTGCGCAGCGCCGGGGTGGTACAGGTGTCCACCAACATCACCCGTCCCGACAAAACCGGGGTGTTTCCCGTGTATGACTACATCAGGCAAAGGGCGGAAGAGCTGGGCTCGGGAGTCAGAAATTCCGAGCTGATCGGAGTGGTGTCCGAGGACATCAGCGCCGCCATCGTGAGAGACGCCCTCAGGCTGGAGGCTTTTGACGCCGGACGGGTGATCACCAGGAGAGAGGATTGACAGAGCTGCAGGCTTTTCGCCGCGCCATGAGCCGCGGAGGAGGGCAGGGCCTCTGGTACGCCGAGTTTGTCCCCTCCGTGCTGGAGCGCTTTTGCAAATACGAAGGCTGTGACGCCGAGGGCGTCGGCCAAAAATACCGCGCCTTTTGTCCCGTGTATGTCGGCCTTTCCGGCGTCGGATATCCGGAGCCGGCCCTGTTTGAGCCCTTCTTTGCCGATATCCCCCGTCCCGCGGGGGCCTGGATCAACTGCTGGGGGGTCATGGAGGTCCCCTGCGACACCTACCACTTCACCCGGTATATCAGTCCCGGGCGCCATATGACGACTCTGGAAGAGATCAGGGATATCCCTATAGCCGATTTTTCCTCCGGAGACGCCGCCCATATGGCGGAGGCTGTCCGGCAGGCTCACGGAAAGGGCAAAGCGGCTGTCTGCTGGGTGGGACATATGTATGAGGAGGCCTGGCAGATCAGAGGCTACGCGCAGTTTCTCACGGATATGACCGAGCATCCGGAGATATGCGAATGGCTTTTGGACCGCATTTTGGCCAACGACCTTGTTGCGGGCAGGGCTGCCGCCCGGGCCGGCGCGGATATGCTGAAGATCGGCGACGACGTGGCCAACCAGCGGAGCATGATGTTCAGCCCCGGAATGTGGCGCCGCTTTATGAAGCCCCGCTGGAGCCTCTTTATATCCGAGGTCCGCAAACTCAAGCCGGATATACGCATATGGTATCATTCCGACGGAAATATAAAGGATATCATCCCCGAGCTTATAGAGATAGGCGTGGACGTGCTGAACCCCATTCAGCCGGAATGTCTCGACGTGGACGAGATCATCAGGGAGTTCGGCCGGGACCTGGTGCCGGACGGCTGCATAGGCACCCAGAGCCTGATGCCCTTTGGGACTCCGGAGGATATCAAAAAGGAGGTCCGGCGCCTGAGAAGCCTGTGCCCCGACGGGGCGCTGATACTGTCGCCGACGCACGTGCTGGAGCCCGACGTGCCTATGGAAAATATACGGGCTTTTCTGGAGGCTTGCAATGAATAAGACGTTATTTGCTCTGTTTGTCATATTGCTTATGGGAGGCGCCGCTATGGCCGATGACAACTATCCCCTGAACACAAAGGATATCCGCATCAGGGATCCCTTTATCGCCGTAAGCGGCGGCAAATATTATATGTCGGGGACCCACCGGGGCGACGCCTTTTCGGTGTGGGAAAGCCCGGATCTGGAGCACTGGTCGGAGCCCCATACGGTCTTCGCGGCCCGCAAGGGCTTTTGGGGGACCACCAATTTCTGGGCTCCGGAGCTGCACGAATACCGGCACCACTGGTATTTGTTCGGCAGCGCTTTTGCCGAGGGGGTAAACAGGGGTACCCAGATATTCGTGGCCAGGAGCCCTCTGGGCCCCTTTATCCCGTTGGGGAGCAAGCCTCAGACTCCCGGGGAATGGATGAGTCTGGACGGCACCCTGTACGTGGATAAGGACGGCGCCCCCTGGATGGTGTTCTGCCACGAATGGGTGCAGGTCCGGGACGGCGAGGTGTGCGCGGTCCGTCTGACGGAGGATCTGGCGAGGCCCGCGGGCGAGCCCATATTGCTGTTCAGGGCTTCGGAGGCCCCCTGGGCCGCCGGCTTCGGCAGCTCCGGAGGGCTGGTGACGGACGGCCCCTTCATTTACGAATCCTCCAAGGGCTTTCTGGTGATGCTGTGGTCCTCCTTCGACTCCGAAGGCAAATACAATATCGGCCTGGCGGTCTCCGACAAGGTGCAGGGCCCCTGGCGCCAGCTGTCCAAGCCTCTGTTCACCGAACACGGAGGACACTCCATGATATTCCGCGACCTCAAAGGCAGGCTGCTGTGCGTGTTCCACTGTCCCAACAGCCCCGGCGGACAGGAAAGGGCCCGGATATACGAGATCAGCGAGGACGAGCAAGGCATCCCCGTCCTGGGCAAGCGCGTGTATTAGAAATGTGTGACCTGAAGACCATCGGGATCGCCGCAGCGATAGTATTGCTTGCGCTGTGCCGGGGGGCATGGTGCGCAGGCGGGGAGGAAACAGCGCCTATGAAATGGTATTCTGCCGATATAGAGGCCAGGCTGGCCCTGACCAACGACTATCTGTCCGGCATGCTGGACAGGGACAAGGACCTGGAGCCCTTTTTCTCCATACACAGGGATCCGGACTCCGGGACAGCCTTTGCCAACCACGCCGTGTCCATAGGCATCCCCCACGTGACGGGCAGAGCCCTGGAGGCCCTGTTTCAGACGGAGATGCTCACGGGAAAGCCTGCTCCGAAGGAAGCGGAGCAGGCCTACACCCGGTATCTGTTTTCCTGTATGGACAACCCGGACCATATGCCCTACTACACGGACACAGGCGACGGCGACAAGCAAAAGGTGGAGTGCCACAACCTGCGGGAGGCCCTCTTCGGGCTCACCCGTCTGGTCCAGAACCGCAGCAGCGAAAAGGCCCGCCGCCTGGCGGACGGCATGCTGCTCACTCTGGACAGGATGAACGGCCCCGAAGGCATGTTTTCCTATGACAGGATAAAGAGCATGGGCAGGGAGGGGGTCTTCCTGGGCATTTCCGACACCATGCAGACCACCACCTCCGGCAGGCTGGTGGGGGCTCTGGTCGCCTATTACAGAGTGACCAAAAACCCTCTGGCCCTGCGGCTGGCGGGAGGCTATGCCCGGGGGGTCATGGAGCATAGCTTTACGGAGGACGGGCGCCTGACGGACGACGCCTCCAACCACATACACTCCATCACTTCTTCTCTGTCCGGCATTCTGGATTATGCCTATATGACCGGCGACACCGCCATGGCGGACAAGGCGCTGCGGGTGTATAAGAACGGCCTCCGGGAGTTTATGTCCTCCTACGGCTGGGTCAAGGAGCAGGCCTGGCTGGAGACGGACCAGGGGGAATCCAACCAGGTGGGGGACGTGATCGAGATGCTGCTGCTCTTTGCTGCGCACAAGGACCCCGCCTTTTACGCAGAGGCGGAAAGGTATATGCGCTCGGCGCTGCTCCCTCAGCAGGTCATAGACAACAGCTTTGTCCGGGACAACCCGGAGCCAAAGGGGGACTACCAGAGGGATATGCCCCGGCGGATCATAGGGGGCTTCGGCTTTGCCACTCCCCGGGCCCACCTGCAGCAGGAGTGGAGCGCCATCAACACCATAGATATCACCGAAGGGGCCGTGCAGGCTATATGCGAATTTGCCCGGCGCATCGTCACCCGGGACGACCTGGGCGTCAGGGTGAACCTGCTCTTTGACCGGGACTGCGAATACGCCCGGGTGGAGAGCAGCCTGCCCGTCAAGGGGCAGATAAAGATATACCCGAAGCTGACGGACAGCCTGCTGGTGCGCATCCCCGAAAACATCCGTCAGGGCTCCTTCAGGATATACGGCCCGGAGGGCGAAAGAAAATATACCGCGGTGCAGAATTACGCCCTTGTCGGCGCGAAGAAGGGCGAGGAGATCACAGTCCGCTTTGCTCCCCTGATGACCGAAAAGGGGGAGTTCATCTATCACAAGCATTACGGGGTCCGGTATTACGGCGAGCAGTGCGTGTGGGTCAGCGGCGAAGGGGGAGTGTATCCCCTCTTCGGAGAATTTGAACCGGAGGAATAAATGAGACTGTTGCTCTTCTGTATCATTCTGGCTTTCTGCTCGGCGGGGGCCTTTGCCTGCGTCCTGGTGAAGGGCGGCCGGCCGGC of Abditibacteriota bacterium contains these proteins:
- a CDS encoding adenine phosphoribosyltransferase → MILKKIRIIPDFPKKGIGFLDICPLLADREAFGAVIELMADRVKDKGYTKIVGLEARGFVFSAPLALRLGCGFVMARKAGKLPGECIRGEYATEYSVAAIELQKGALVPGDKVLIVDDIVATGGSLAAAEALVGTICSDWAALCLIDIIDVPKLHRSEYEAIFEMKEAL
- the ftcD gene encoding glutamate formimidoyltransferase, with amino-acid sequence MDVFQCVPNISISSRAVLEDMVDAVGEYVRVMDYSCDTDHNRSVITMTGSSEELLPAMVQLARMALEHIDINEHRGAHPRIGALDVVPVVPLFDTSMDSAVELSYNIGEAISALGIPVYFYEESARSKGYRFLEEIRRGGYEWLREHTDERPPDLGDRLHPTAGACAVGARGPLIAFNVNLETEDKTIAEVIAREIRALRKKKDRRMEGVKALGLYLRSAGVVQVSTNITRPDKTGVFPVYDYIRQRAEELGSGVRNSELIGVVSEDISAAIVRDALRLEAFDAGRVITRRED
- a CDS encoding family 43 glycosylhydrolase codes for the protein MGGAAMADDNYPLNTKDIRIRDPFIAVSGGKYYMSGTHRGDAFSVWESPDLEHWSEPHTVFAARKGFWGTTNFWAPELHEYRHHWYLFGSAFAEGVNRGTQIFVARSPLGPFIPLGSKPQTPGEWMSLDGTLYVDKDGAPWMVFCHEWVQVRDGEVCAVRLTEDLARPAGEPILLFRASEAPWAAGFGSSGGLVTDGPFIYESSKGFLVMLWSSFDSEGKYNIGLAVSDKVQGPWRQLSKPLFTEHGGHSMIFRDLKGRLLCVFHCPNSPGGQERARIYEISEDEQGIPVLGKRVY